From Humisphaera borealis, the proteins below share one genomic window:
- a CDS encoding PD40 domain-containing protein, with protein sequence MDAPKPNSLRFRRFVRVGLAVVAIAMIAVAGWWMAGRKVWTDGQTGADPIRVFTADEDPRQVLWTPSRPVLPAGFTATSTAGADAHLYEPAISPDGTELFFVRGKAGLPVGEVKDGQPVTTGADVYVSRRKNTRWLDPVRLDAVSSRYDDLGPRMTADGRFLLFYSNRPGGQGGYDLWAAARSDEGDFGPPFNLGSGVNSEFDEYGPAPTADGKRLYFSTNRTAAGKEQYTAWRATIRAATTSDFDLWLADLEELTAAAALPLPPVLRVGVPAEDDPFASPKAPTTRPEAIASNLVDDGTRPPRRTLRGASAREVGGINTPFHEGAPCISPAGDFLYFASNRPGGHGKFDLYRSRLREGSPTEVENLGPSVNSAENETDPQLAHGGFKLYYSSDRLAAAAHGRVPAGVETAAARETPAEAPGIQPNAPTSPAAGLPDAPATRIEVADSHGRGYDLYEADSREVYPERQGRALPVIGWKLLAMIAGALLLLPLLLFLVKHVNRRNLTLLQRCFLAALCVYALFLFWTTSKHVVMEAYPQLAKDLGFIEVRINLDPKIEESNVAMAIRQQSSNDLPIAAAPAGQLAQQVIGGEVIAAAPDVAVNVPQAAVGAEAMTVVVAPPKIDVPKAAAPAVSMVSPVVAPTPQAVDINIDVGPRLQQAEAAPMIQAPQAPAAAQSAVAPQPIRPAAVAMPDLPAAQPQISVGSLAQDIGPVAPSVPQVDPGKVAVATAAPTQGATPTIDVPAPASARATAIEPAAAKIDASLAPAVRVAPALPAPTPAAAAMQPALPRAASSADAVSLTDAAAPSATPLPIPSPASGTVQIKPSQSPMASSSAGVATNVPTPTAAKMTGADPSLPSAGGTAAAAVERLIGPGSTDAAAAANVKTNVPAAGANTGGAAESLAAAPGVGAKIAADATKGLVGVAPNLPAGDLVRNPEVAGPKMDTTPVAGGDPKAPVAGAAQAVGLSRQDTPTGDLAGGAGIKESQLPRLPKAGGGTPSLAGSMAPAAAANALAGMSGPKAPVAPDPASASVATSAGVGGVTVRAPTTRPAAVEPSLADAVGGSSAGLKPTTRPTIPPVADAGSKAAPAASIAPGAAPTADIGRSTLASAPTALPAGAAVATADVRVTGPTVGNPAGAAAMVASNIQLATPRPAFSPIAAVAPDVIAAPTAAPTALRVEPSLTQTLPSGAGVAGLATAAPATPDVKGKTGGSIASATVVAPRALVATPALPAPSVAGSGIGQAIAGIEGPQMDLPRINAMPAAGSGLGTPGGVGAVAGGGPDGGKIAATRAQGSGPAVDRPILLASAGVPGVGPRIGQGGVGGPAAVVGPRPGIGLSPGLDISPNISVAAPKLGAPEALFQRSAEQRRPMIEKLGGTKESENAVERGLAWLARMQDPDGRWTYVGEGSKKSRNKANSQHDMALTGLSVLAFLAADHSPAKEGPYQRVVASGVDWLVSQQTDDGDLRGAKELRGAGSGKANMYDHGIATMAVAEAALMTGDRRYMDAAFKAAQFICDTQNKKTGGWRYVPGESGDTSVFGWQILALHNAELLGFQTPPDVRDKAIRFLSLVSSGKSRILAAYTPGEGPTPAMTAEALFCRILLGQPITDEQARDVVEFLGRDMPKAGNRDLYYWYYMSLSMSQLQANPQVRDAWDRWNVRCRDTLIATQARGVADVDGSWTDSRWGQHGGKVFSTALATLTLEVYYRYLPLEPGDPNAAKEAWKAAEPEKKTVKPKGPVGPKFEAN encoded by the coding sequence ATGGACGCACCAAAACCCAACTCCCTCCGCTTTCGCCGGTTCGTCCGGGTTGGCTTGGCCGTCGTCGCGATCGCGATGATCGCCGTCGCCGGTTGGTGGATGGCGGGGCGGAAGGTCTGGACCGACGGGCAAACCGGGGCTGACCCCATCCGCGTCTTCACCGCCGACGAAGACCCACGGCAGGTGCTCTGGACGCCGTCCCGGCCGGTTCTTCCGGCGGGCTTTACGGCAACCTCGACGGCGGGCGCCGATGCTCACCTCTACGAGCCGGCGATCTCGCCTGATGGCACCGAGCTGTTCTTCGTCCGCGGCAAAGCCGGCCTGCCCGTCGGCGAAGTGAAGGACGGGCAGCCCGTTACCACCGGGGCCGACGTCTACGTCAGCCGGCGCAAGAACACCCGCTGGCTCGACCCCGTCCGGCTCGATGCCGTCAGCAGTCGCTACGACGACCTCGGCCCGCGCATGACCGCCGACGGGCGGTTCCTGTTGTTCTATTCCAACCGTCCCGGCGGGCAGGGGGGCTACGACCTTTGGGCCGCTGCCCGTAGCGACGAAGGCGACTTCGGTCCGCCGTTCAACCTCGGCTCCGGCGTTAACAGCGAGTTCGACGAGTACGGCCCCGCCCCGACCGCCGACGGCAAACGGCTCTACTTCTCCACGAACCGCACCGCCGCCGGCAAAGAGCAGTACACCGCGTGGCGCGCCACGATCCGCGCGGCGACGACGAGCGATTTCGACCTTTGGTTGGCGGATCTGGAGGAGCTAACGGCGGCGGCCGCCCTTCCCCTTCCTCCGGTACTCCGGGTAGGGGTTCCGGCGGAGGACGATCCCTTCGCGTCGCCGAAGGCGCCGACGACAAGGCCTGAGGCGATCGCGTCGAATCTTGTTGACGATGGAACGCGTCCGCCAAGGCGGACCCTACGGGGTGCCTCGGCTCGCGAGGTCGGTGGGATCAACACGCCATTCCATGAAGGCGCGCCCTGCATCTCGCCCGCCGGCGACTTCCTCTACTTCGCGTCGAACCGGCCCGGCGGCCACGGCAAGTTCGATCTCTACCGGTCGAGGCTTCGCGAGGGATCACCGACTGAGGTTGAGAACCTCGGACCATCAGTCAACTCCGCCGAGAACGAGACCGATCCGCAGCTCGCCCATGGCGGGTTCAAGCTGTACTACAGCTCGGATCGCCTTGCGGCAGCGGCACACGGCCGTGTGCCTGCCGGCGTTGAAACGGCTGCGGCACGCGAGACTCCCGCCGAGGCCCCGGGCATTCAGCCGAATGCCCCTACTTCCCCGGCGGCCGGGTTACCGGACGCTCCCGCCACGCGCATTGAAGTGGCCGATAGTCATGGTCGGGGGTACGACTTGTACGAGGCCGACTCGCGCGAGGTCTATCCCGAGCGCCAGGGCCGCGCGCTGCCGGTGATCGGCTGGAAGCTGCTGGCGATGATCGCCGGTGCATTGCTGCTGCTGCCGCTGCTGCTGTTTCTTGTGAAACACGTCAACCGCCGAAACCTCACGCTGCTTCAGCGGTGCTTCCTCGCCGCGCTGTGCGTCTATGCGCTGTTCCTGTTCTGGACGACGTCCAAGCACGTGGTGATGGAGGCCTACCCGCAGCTCGCCAAGGACCTGGGGTTCATCGAGGTGCGGATCAATCTCGATCCGAAGATCGAAGAATCCAACGTCGCGATGGCGATCCGGCAGCAGTCCTCGAACGATCTGCCGATTGCCGCCGCGCCGGCGGGGCAGCTCGCGCAGCAGGTGATCGGCGGCGAAGTGATCGCCGCAGCGCCTGATGTGGCCGTGAACGTGCCGCAGGCGGCGGTGGGGGCAGAGGCGATGACGGTTGTTGTCGCGCCGCCGAAGATCGATGTGCCCAAGGCCGCCGCACCGGCGGTGTCGATGGTGTCGCCGGTCGTCGCGCCCACGCCACAAGCGGTGGATATCAACATCGATGTCGGCCCACGCCTTCAGCAAGCCGAAGCCGCGCCGATGATTCAGGCCCCGCAAGCGCCGGCGGCCGCGCAGAGCGCCGTCGCACCGCAGCCGATCCGCCCCGCGGCGGTCGCGATGCCCGACCTGCCCGCCGCTCAACCGCAGATTTCAGTGGGATCTCTTGCCCAGGACATCGGCCCGGTCGCCCCCAGTGTGCCGCAGGTCGATCCGGGGAAAGTCGCCGTCGCGACGGCTGCGCCGACGCAGGGTGCCACGCCAACGATCGATGTGCCTGCTCCCGCCAGCGCACGAGCAACCGCGATCGAGCCGGCCGCGGCGAAGATCGATGCATCGCTCGCGCCGGCGGTTCGCGTCGCCCCGGCCCTCCCGGCTCCGACCCCCGCAGCGGCGGCGATGCAGCCGGCGCTACCCAGGGCGGCGTCGAGTGCCGATGCGGTATCGCTGACAGATGCCGCCGCACCTTCGGCGACGCCGCTGCCGATCCCGTCGCCCGCCAGCGGGACGGTGCAGATCAAGCCGTCGCAATCGCCGATGGCGAGCAGTTCCGCCGGTGTCGCCACGAATGTTCCGACGCCGACCGCTGCGAAAATGACCGGCGCCGATCCGTCATTGCCCTCCGCCGGGGGGACGGCAGCCGCTGCCGTCGAGCGGTTGATCGGGCCGGGCTCGACCGATGCCGCGGCCGCCGCCAACGTAAAGACCAACGTGCCCGCCGCGGGTGCCAACACCGGCGGAGCGGCTGAATCACTGGCAGCCGCACCGGGCGTGGGCGCGAAGATCGCGGCAGACGCCACCAAGGGACTGGTCGGCGTCGCGCCGAACCTGCCGGCGGGTGATCTGGTTCGCAATCCCGAAGTCGCCGGCCCGAAGATGGACACCACGCCGGTCGCCGGCGGCGATCCTAAAGCGCCGGTCGCCGGCGCGGCGCAGGCTGTGGGCCTCAGCCGGCAGGACACACCCACCGGCGACTTGGCCGGCGGGGCGGGGATCAAAGAGTCACAACTGCCCAGGCTGCCCAAGGCCGGTGGTGGAACGCCGTCGCTGGCCGGGTCGATGGCTCCCGCGGCCGCCGCCAATGCGCTGGCGGGCATGAGCGGCCCGAAAGCCCCCGTCGCCCCCGACCCGGCGTCGGCATCAGTCGCGACGTCTGCCGGCGTGGGTGGCGTCACGGTTCGAGCACCGACGACACGGCCCGCCGCGGTCGAGCCCTCCCTCGCCGATGCCGTCGGCGGTTCGTCCGCCGGCCTGAAGCCCACCACCCGTCCGACGATCCCCCCCGTGGCTGATGCCGGCTCGAAGGCCGCGCCCGCCGCGTCGATTGCCCCGGGTGCCGCCCCGACCGCCGACATCGGCCGATCGACGCTGGCTTCGGCCCCGACCGCGCTGCCGGCCGGTGCCGCGGTCGCGACGGCCGACGTACGCGTCACCGGGCCCACCGTCGGCAATCCGGCGGGGGCGGCGGCGATGGTCGCTTCCAACATTCAACTTGCCACGCCGCGGCCGGCGTTCTCACCGATCGCCGCGGTTGCGCCGGATGTGATTGCTGCCCCGACAGCCGCGCCGACCGCACTTCGTGTCGAACCTTCGCTAACACAGACCCTCCCCAGCGGGGCGGGCGTCGCGGGACTTGCGACTGCCGCGCCTGCGACGCCGGACGTGAAGGGGAAGACCGGCGGATCGATTGCGTCGGCGACGGTGGTTGCGCCGCGGGCGCTGGTTGCCACGCCGGCGTTGCCGGCACCGTCGGTCGCCGGCAGCGGGATCGGGCAGGCGATCGCCGGTATCGAAGGCCCGCAGATGGACTTACCACGGATCAACGCCATGCCCGCCGCCGGCAGTGGCCTGGGAACACCGGGCGGCGTGGGTGCCGTTGCCGGCGGGGGACCGGACGGCGGAAAGATCGCCGCCACCCGCGCCCAGGGCAGCGGCCCGGCCGTCGATCGGCCGATCCTGCTCGCCTCGGCAGGTGTGCCGGGTGTCGGGCCACGGATCGGCCAGGGTGGTGTCGGCGGCCCGGCGGCGGTTGTCGGCCCGCGGCCGGGTATTGGACTGTCGCCGGGACTGGACATCTCGCCGAACATCTCCGTCGCCGCTCCGAAACTGGGCGCGCCCGAGGCGCTTTTCCAGCGGTCGGCCGAGCAGCGCCGCCCGATGATCGAAAAACTGGGCGGCACGAAGGAATCCGAGAACGCCGTCGAACGCGGCTTGGCCTGGCTGGCCCGCATGCAGGACCCCGACGGCCGATGGACCTACGTCGGCGAAGGAAGCAAAAAGTCCCGAAACAAAGCCAACAGTCAGCACGACATGGCACTGACCGGCTTGTCGGTGCTGGCGTTCCTCGCCGCCGACCACTCGCCGGCGAAGGAAGGGCCTTACCAGCGCGTCGTTGCGAGCGGCGTGGACTGGCTCGTCAGCCAGCAAACCGACGACGGCGACCTCCGCGGCGCTAAAGAGCTTCGCGGCGCCGGTTCCGGTAAGGCCAATATGTACGACCATGGTATCGCCACCATGGCCGTCGCCGAGGCGGCGCTGATGACCGGCGATCGGCGGTACATGGATGCCGCCTTCAAAGCCGCCCAGTTCATCTGCGATACCCAGAACAAGAAGACCGGCGGCTGGCGGTATGTGCCCGGCGAGTCGGGCGATACGAGTGTCTTCGGGTGGCAGATCCTGGCATTGCACAACGCCGAGTTGCTCGGCTTCCAGACGCCACCGGACGTGCGCGACAAGGCGATCCGGTTCCTGTCGCTGGTCAGTTCGGGCAAATCGCGG
- a CDS encoding ExbD/TolR family protein — MRIHDPISEADEPFNLIPLTDMVFNLLIFFMAATTFAQVEREMGVKLPRATSFASMSAAPQQLVINITDAGEPIVAKKKYDLVGLAQLLKSVVEKNPNASVIIRADERGLVKGFAQVLDVCKRSGVNEAKIGYMSGAGSAGN, encoded by the coding sequence ATGCGTATCCACGACCCCATCTCCGAAGCCGATGAGCCGTTCAACCTGATTCCGTTGACGGACATGGTCTTCAACCTGCTCATCTTCTTCATGGCCGCGACGACGTTCGCGCAGGTGGAGCGGGAGATGGGCGTGAAGCTGCCGCGGGCGACGAGCTTCGCCAGCATGTCGGCGGCGCCGCAGCAGCTCGTCATCAATATCACCGACGCCGGCGAGCCGATCGTCGCCAAGAAGAAGTACGACCTTGTCGGCCTGGCGCAGTTGCTCAAATCGGTTGTCGAGAAGAACCCGAATGCCAGTGTCATCATCCGGGCTGATGAACGCGGACTGGTGAAGGGTTTTGCCCAGGTGCTGGACGTCTGCAAGCGGTCCGGCGTGAACGAGGCGAAGATCGGCTATATGTCGGGCGCGGGGAGTGCTGGGAACTGA
- a CDS encoding MotA/TolQ/ExbB proton channel family protein, which translates to MFVGSRTKKSRRRLRLPPAAMGVFAVLAIGIAAMAQVKDAAPAAGTQPAAAAPAAPAVKAADQPDPSLWELHNKGGKVMWALDLCSILALAIIFERFFSLRRSRVLPTGFMAGLKAVYRDPVEDREKAINYCKANESAMSRMVVAFIRRLPRGFASAEKALEDAGGNEALRLRANLRVFYAIGSVATLLGLIGTIAGMIKAFMQTAKAGDAENKVQLLSEGIYEAMVCTFGGLAVAILVTSFYYYFIGRIESLITQINDELTSFAEEYGLAPETEDELATTGSLPRL; encoded by the coding sequence ATGTTTGTAGGTTCCCGAACGAAAAAATCCCGAAGACGCCTTCGCCTCCCGCCGGCGGCGATGGGTGTGTTTGCCGTGCTGGCGATCGGCATCGCGGCGATGGCGCAGGTGAAGGACGCCGCGCCCGCCGCTGGCACGCAGCCCGCCGCCGCTGCGCCCGCGGCACCCGCCGTCAAAGCGGCCGACCAGCCGGACCCTTCCTTGTGGGAACTGCACAACAAGGGCGGCAAGGTCATGTGGGCCCTGGACCTGTGCAGCATCCTGGCACTGGCGATCATCTTCGAGCGGTTCTTTTCGCTCCGCCGCAGCCGGGTGCTGCCGACGGGTTTCATGGCGGGTTTGAAGGCCGTCTACCGCGACCCCGTGGAAGATCGCGAAAAGGCGATCAACTACTGCAAGGCCAACGAGTCGGCGATGTCGCGGATGGTGGTGGCATTTATCCGCCGACTGCCGCGCGGGTTTGCCTCCGCCGAGAAGGCGCTCGAAGACGCCGGCGGCAACGAGGCGTTGCGGCTGCGGGCGAACCTCCGCGTCTTCTACGCGATCGGATCGGTCGCAACACTGCTGGGTCTGATCGGCACGATCGCCGGCATGATCAAGGCGTTCATGCAGACCGCCAAGGCCGGCGACGCCGAGAACAAGGTGCAGCTTCTGTCCGAAGGCATCTACGAGGCCATGGTCTGCACCTTCGGCGGGCTCGCCGTAGCGATCCTGGTGACGTCGTTCTACTACTACTTCATCGGCCGGATCGAATCGCTCATCACCCAGATCAACGACGAGCTGACGAGCTTCGCCGAAGAGTATGGCCTGGCCCCAGAAACCGAAGACGAACTGGCGACGACTGGCTCGCTGCCGCGACTGTGA